In Chloracidobacterium sp., the following proteins share a genomic window:
- a CDS encoding VCBS repeat-containing protein — MTVNFTAGEFRPRVAHLAAVVCGLIFAVALGTIAVRAQLSLNTAFTAGVTDGNANNFVSAVQPDGKILVGGNYNFANGVERFGLARLNSDGTLDPTFNVGGLGPNSNLYDIKILGDGKIMVGGAFSTYNGTAASGLARLNPDGSLDTTFNVGGAGTVGTVQNITIQSDGRYIISGSGLRSYNGTQQFCVIRVNTDGTRDATFTSPFTNQQFVEQTGVQSDGKVIIGGVFALSGYNNLARLTSSGALDTTFNPGGAGPNGGVFAVHVLAGNKILAGGNYTTYNGVPRLGGARLNADGTLDGTFNPPAMDIANAEYVAVKPNGQYLVAGAFVDEDGSFPIALLNTDGSPDLSFTPPEADNIGYHVGLQPDGKILLTGWFRNTETVGNLLNRGIIRLNSNGTRDIDFKASLTRFGTVGAMLQQPDGKYVVTGNFNMANGSGHSSIARFNPDGTVDSTFQSGAGLFSVGAVASTALARQADGKILLGGNFYTYDLNQSRSLVRLNADGSYDDTYVPLGIQAGSPIVNDLLMLPDGKVMVAGSGLDIGFQTLVRLNTDGTGDISFAPGNGNGNIQKVLRQPDGKLIVVGNFTSYGALPQGHIMRLNTDGSLDFTFVTTGAANAPILTAALLADGKILIGGNFTTFNGVARNRIARLNSNGSLDTTFAPVSGANASVGSIAVQSDGKVVIGGGFTTFDGATRIRLARLNADGTLDPSADSGIVNNFRFGVSRLLLTADNEILVGGTFASYGGVGRDSLAKLHTAPPAVSAPFDYDGDGKTDFSVFRPADGAWYLQRSTAGFQGLQFGANGDKLTPADYDGDGKTDIAIYRPSTGIWYILNSSNGTVSYPVFGVAEDLPAPGDYDGDGKADLTVFRPSQGTWYRTNSSNGTTFGMQFGANGDVPTVGDFDGDGKNDLGIFRPSIGDWYNIRSSNGSVFGERFGQTGDRIAPADYDGDGKTDIAIYRPSTGLWVIRNSATATYSYEVFGAPADIPIAGDYDGDGKADISVWRPADGTWYIKRSSNSQFIVFPWGQDGDRPTPSAYGN, encoded by the coding sequence ATGACCGTGAACTTTACCGCTGGTGAATTCCGCCCGCGGGTTGCACATCTGGCTGCAGTGGTGTGCGGCCTTATTTTTGCTGTGGCTTTAGGTACTATCGCTGTGCGTGCACAGCTTTCGCTTAACACCGCCTTCACCGCCGGCGTTACCGACGGTAATGCCAACAACTTTGTTTCCGCAGTGCAGCCGGACGGCAAGATACTCGTTGGCGGGAACTATAACTTTGCAAACGGCGTCGAGCGATTCGGCCTGGCGCGCTTGAACTCAGACGGCACACTCGATCCTACTTTCAATGTTGGAGGACTTGGCCCCAACAGTAATTTGTACGATATCAAGATATTGGGCGATGGGAAGATAATGGTCGGAGGAGCATTCTCGACCTATAACGGCACTGCCGCGTCGGGTTTGGCGCGTTTGAATCCGGATGGTTCGCTCGATACGACGTTCAACGTCGGCGGGGCCGGAACCGTTGGCACGGTGCAGAATATTACGATCCAATCGGATGGTCGATATATTATCAGCGGCAGCGGCCTACGGTCGTACAATGGCACACAGCAGTTTTGCGTGATCCGCGTGAATACGGATGGCACGCGTGACGCAACATTCACGTCACCTTTTACGAATCAGCAGTTTGTCGAGCAGACCGGCGTCCAGTCGGATGGCAAGGTCATCATCGGCGGTGTGTTCGCTCTCAGCGGGTACAATAATCTCGCTCGCCTGACCTCGAGCGGAGCTCTCGATACGACATTCAATCCGGGCGGAGCCGGGCCCAATGGCGGCGTGTTCGCAGTTCATGTTCTTGCCGGCAACAAGATATTGGCCGGTGGTAACTATACGACCTACAATGGCGTTCCGCGTCTCGGCGGGGCACGATTGAACGCGGACGGGACGCTTGACGGCACATTCAATCCACCGGCAATGGATATCGCAAATGCCGAATATGTCGCTGTCAAGCCTAATGGCCAGTATTTGGTCGCGGGGGCATTTGTCGATGAGGACGGCAGTTTCCCAATTGCCCTTCTCAATACTGATGGTTCACCTGATCTGAGTTTCACCCCGCCCGAGGCCGATAATATTGGTTATCACGTTGGGCTGCAGCCGGATGGCAAGATCCTCCTCACCGGGTGGTTTCGCAACACCGAAACCGTTGGGAATCTTTTGAACCGCGGCATCATTCGTTTGAACTCGAATGGCACAAGAGATATCGATTTTAAGGCATCACTTACCAGATTTGGCACGGTTGGGGCCATGCTGCAGCAGCCGGACGGCAAATACGTAGTTACCGGCAACTTCAACATGGCAAATGGCAGCGGTCACTCGAGCATTGCGCGCTTTAATCCTGATGGAACGGTCGATAGTACATTTCAGTCCGGCGCAGGGCTTTTTAGCGTTGGAGCCGTTGCCTCGACAGCTCTCGCAAGACAAGCAGACGGAAAAATTCTCCTCGGAGGAAATTTCTATACGTATGATCTGAATCAATCGCGGAGCCTCGTTCGGCTAAATGCCGACGGCAGTTATGATGACACATATGTGCCGTTAGGGATCCAAGCGGGCAGTCCAATTGTAAACGATCTCCTTATGCTGCCCGATGGCAAGGTGATGGTGGCCGGCTCCGGCCTCGATATCGGCTTTCAGACATTGGTCCGCTTGAATACAGACGGCACGGGAGACATCAGCTTCGCGCCGGGAAACGGCAACGGCAATATTCAGAAAGTTCTCCGCCAGCCGGATGGAAAGCTCATCGTCGTCGGGAATTTTACGAGTTACGGTGCACTGCCGCAGGGTCACATCATGCGGCTCAATACCGATGGATCCCTTGATTTCACATTCGTCACCACCGGGGCAGCAAATGCGCCGATACTGACCGCTGCCTTGCTTGCAGATGGCAAGATCCTGATCGGAGGCAACTTCACCACTTTTAACGGAGTTGCCCGTAATCGCATTGCACGATTGAACTCGAATGGTTCTCTAGACACTACGTTTGCTCCAGTTTCCGGAGCAAATGCCAGTGTCGGATCGATCGCGGTCCAGTCGGACGGAAAGGTGGTGATCGGCGGCGGCTTTACAACATTCGACGGAGCGACTCGGATCCGTCTGGCTCGCCTGAATGCCGACGGAACGTTGGATCCGTCTGCCGATTCGGGCATTGTGAACAATTTTCGGTTCGGTGTCTCCCGCCTTCTGCTGACTGCCGATAACGAGATACTCGTTGGCGGCACATTTGCTTCCTATGGCGGCGTCGGTCGGGACAGTCTTGCGAAGCTCCACACGGCACCGCCCGCGGTCAGCGCACCGTTCGACTACGACGGCGACGGTAAGACCGATTTCTCCGTATTTAGGCCGGCCGATGGTGCGTGGTATCTGCAGAGATCGACTGCCGGCTTCCAAGGATTGCAGTTTGGGGCGAACGGAGACAAGTTGACACCGGCGGACTATGACGGCGACGGTAAGACGGATATTGCGATATATCGGCCGTCGACGGGCATTTGGTATATCCTGAACAGTTCGAATGGGACGGTGTCGTATCCGGTGTTTGGCGTGGCTGAGGACCTTCCGGCTCCGGGCGACTATGACGGGGACGGGAAGGCCGATCTGACGGTGTTCAGGCCGAGTCAGGGGACTTGGTATCGGACGAACTCGTCTAATGGGACGACGTTTGGGATGCAGTTCGGGGCGAATGGCGATGTTCCGACGGTCGGCGATTTTGACGGTGACGGAAAGAACGACCTTGGCATTTTCCGTCCGTCGATAGGCGACTGGTACAACATCCGCAGCTCGAACGGTTCTGTCTTCGGCGAGAGATTTGGCCAGACCGGTGATCGTATCGCTCCGGCTGATTATGACGGCGACGGCAAGACCGATATCGCTATCTATCGCCCGTCAACGGGCCTTTGGGTGATCCGCAACTCTGCAACGGCGACTTATTCGTACGAGGTCTTCGGCGCACCGGCGGACATTCCCATCGCAGGCGACTATGATGGCGACGGCAAGGCCGACATCAGCGTCTGGCGGCCTGCTGACGGGACGTGGTACATAAAACGTTCGTCAAATTCGCAATTCATCGTCTTCCCGTGGGGCCAAGATGGCGACCGTCCAACGCCTTCGGCGTATGGAAATTGA
- a CDS encoding 1-acyl-sn-glycerol-3-phosphate acyltransferase, with the protein MYDTENAQIEHCGPTLPTRAEIGVLAHNERFGFWLTHRMNVGVMKRLMTFFQRHIGSLWIYLATYNLMNVFGIENVERTDGSRPLILVANHRSFFDMYTVSSVLFRRTKRPMVLYFPVRGKFFYDNPVGWFVNLVMGWFSMYPPFFREARDAGKREFDKYSMKRLIELCSTGRGHVIGFHPEGRRNLEGGPYDMLPAQPGIGKIIYAARPQVVPVFIAGLGNDLPKQILGNWKGGEKVRIWFGAQIDLDAFFEKPDRLRTHKEIADHLMKTISDLGEQDAGWMQDNAAENKQLNRDDRPSREADPSE; encoded by the coding sequence ATGTACGACACTGAAAATGCACAAATCGAACACTGCGGGCCGACACTTCCGACTCGGGCGGAGATCGGCGTGCTCGCGCACAACGAGAGGTTCGGCTTCTGGCTGACGCATCGGATGAACGTCGGCGTGATGAAGCGGCTGATGACGTTCTTTCAGCGGCATATCGGCAGCCTCTGGATCTATCTGGCAACCTACAATCTGATGAACGTTTTCGGCATCGAAAACGTCGAGCGCACCGACGGGAGCCGCCCGCTGATATTGGTCGCGAACCACCGTTCGTTCTTTGATATGTACACGGTGTCGAGCGTGTTGTTTCGGCGCACGAAGCGGCCGATGGTGCTGTATTTTCCCGTACGGGGCAAGTTTTTTTACGATAATCCTGTGGGCTGGTTCGTCAATCTGGTGATGGGCTGGTTCTCGATGTACCCGCCGTTCTTTCGCGAGGCAAGAGACGCCGGAAAGCGCGAATTTGACAAGTATTCGATGAAGCGGCTCATCGAGCTTTGCAGCACGGGCCGCGGCCATGTCATCGGATTTCACCCCGAGGGCCGACGCAATCTCGAGGGCGGCCCTTACGACATGCTGCCGGCCCAGCCGGGCATTGGAAAGATAATATATGCAGCACGTCCGCAGGTCGTGCCCGTCTTTATCGCCGGACTCGGCAACGACCTGCCCAAACAGATCCTCGGCAACTGGAAAGGCGGCGAAAAGGTCCGCATATGGTTTGGCGCACAGATCGACCTCGACGCCTTTTTTGAGAAGCCCGACCGTCTTCGCACCCACAAAGAGATCGCCGATCACCTGATGAAAACGATATCCGATCTTGGAGAACAGGACGCCGGCTGGATGCAGGATAATGCGGCGGAGAATAAGCAATTAAACCGAGATGATCGCCCGTCACGCGAGGCCGACCCGTCGGAGTAG
- a CDS encoding VCBS repeat-containing protein — protein sequence MLVCASAAVLAGVRSDDEVWSHVDRTELRQPAMDANSMPASYDTFRLDRSALKAILDRAPEENTGGLGAILTIPMPDGTFQRFNIEHSLVVEKGLLKKFPELGATYRGTGLDDPTAIVRLDLLPNGFHAMVLSARNTVIVDPYSAEDTEHYISYFKTEKPRVGHFECLFDNSENEFREMLRPADPDDLEFLRGAALPEVTSGTQMRTYRLALAATNEYCATVGGNTVAGCLAAQVLVMNRVNGIYNRDVAIQMNIIANNNLIVFAGNNTTCPVPGGSSACTAANDPYTNDNGFAMLDQNQNTVDTVIGSGNYDIGHVFSTGGGGVAQLNSPCVGGKARGVTGLPNPVGDPFAVDYVSHEMGHQWGSPHTFNAVSGGCSGNRSGSTAYEPGSGITIMGYSGLCSPQNLANFSIDTFHVKSLELIVGYSQTGGGNCGVITASGNTPPTVTGPGNFNIPKQTPFALTASATDPNGDSITYDWEEYDLGPAPAGAPNTDADGNPRPIFRVFSPVSSGTRTFPALTHILNSDNIPPTNTGGFMTGELLPAITRTMTFQVVARDNRAGAGGINTATSILTVDGASGPFKVTFPDAPGHILGTGTSHVITWNVAGTSGAPINAANVRILYSSDGGATFPTVLLASTANDGSEAVTMPVTPTSTGRIKIEAVGNIWFDITNNNFTLTSGPTPTPSPTPTPGTPTPTPSPSPTCNVFIENFDGVTAPALPAGWVAVNTTGPAPLWTTSTTGPNSAPNSLFIDDANVISDKRIDTPAFVVNSTNAQISFRHKYDLEYSDGVFWDGGVLEMSASGIVGGTFLDITHALFGNSFLVGGYNGPLDTTASNPLAGRQAWSGNSNGYINTIVNLGPNLNGRTVKLRFRVGSDVEVPAPGWWVDNVAVSGPCLTPTPTPTPTPTPTPTPTPTPTPTPTPTPSPSPSPSASPTPLHTRGDYDGDNKTDTTVWRPTAFAPNLSAFYTQYSGNGSFFGIQFGNTGFEAIAGDFDGDNKTDFGVSQLNTSPAPPDPADFFYLESSTGTVKYPVWGNAGDIFVSGDYDGDGKTDVMVFRPSSNVWYIVNSSGANGGFTIVTHCQSGDKPYAMDIDGDGKANLACYRPSASDTAAGDWVIRNNDGSSTTTNFGLPTDIPVPADYDGDNKDDIAVFRDGMWIVLRSSDGQVEFTPFGTTGDIPVPGDYDADNKYDRAVYRAGIWHMLRSTAGYTGVQFGAPTDTPMPKTYIP from the coding sequence ATGCTAGTTTGTGCGTCCGCGGCCGTGCTTGCCGGCGTCCGATCTGATGACGAAGTCTGGAGTCACGTCGACCGAACAGAATTGCGTCAGCCCGCCATGGACGCAAATTCGATGCCGGCGTCCTATGATACGTTCCGTCTCGACCGCTCTGCATTGAAGGCGATCCTCGACCGCGCTCCCGAGGAGAACACCGGCGGCCTCGGTGCCATACTGACCATTCCAATGCCCGACGGGACTTTTCAGAGGTTCAACATCGAGCACTCGCTCGTCGTGGAAAAAGGACTTTTGAAGAAGTTTCCGGAGCTCGGAGCCACTTACCGCGGCACCGGGCTCGACGACCCGACGGCGATAGTAAGGCTCGATCTTCTGCCTAACGGCTTTCATGCAATGGTCCTCTCGGCCCGAAACACTGTGATCGTAGATCCATATTCGGCGGAGGATACTGAGCATTACATCAGTTATTTCAAAACTGAGAAGCCGCGCGTCGGACACTTTGAATGCCTGTTTGATAACTCTGAGAACGAATTCAGAGAGATGCTCAGGCCGGCCGACCCGGACGATCTTGAGTTCCTGCGCGGCGCGGCGTTGCCGGAGGTCACGTCAGGGACCCAAATGCGCACATATCGACTCGCTCTGGCAGCGACAAATGAGTACTGCGCAACGGTCGGCGGCAACACGGTCGCCGGCTGCCTTGCGGCCCAGGTACTGGTAATGAACCGTGTAAACGGCATCTACAATCGCGACGTTGCCATTCAGATGAACATTATCGCGAATAACAACTTGATCGTGTTCGCGGGTAATAACACGACCTGCCCGGTTCCGGGCGGAAGCTCAGCCTGCACAGCCGCTAATGATCCTTACACAAATGACAATGGCTTCGCGATGCTCGACCAGAACCAAAACACGGTTGACACCGTGATCGGTTCGGGTAACTACGATATCGGCCACGTATTCAGTACCGGCGGCGGCGGCGTTGCGCAGCTAAATTCACCGTGCGTTGGAGGCAAAGCTCGCGGCGTGACAGGTCTGCCAAATCCGGTAGGCGATCCGTTTGCGGTCGATTATGTTTCGCACGAGATGGGCCACCAATGGGGGTCGCCGCATACATTTAACGCCGTCTCAGGCGGATGCAGTGGCAACAGGTCTGGTTCAACGGCCTACGAGCCGGGTAGCGGCATCACGATAATGGGCTATTCGGGCCTTTGCTCTCCGCAAAACCTGGCGAACTTCTCTATCGACACCTTCCACGTAAAGAGCCTCGAACTTATCGTTGGCTATAGTCAAACCGGTGGCGGTAACTGTGGAGTGATCACGGCCAGCGGCAACACACCGCCGACGGTGACCGGTCCGGGCAATTTCAATATTCCGAAGCAGACGCCATTCGCTTTGACAGCATCGGCGACTGATCCGAATGGCGACTCGATCACCTACGATTGGGAAGAATACGATCTCGGACCGGCACCGGCCGGAGCGCCAAATACCGATGCTGACGGCAATCCACGGCCGATATTCAGAGTGTTTTCGCCGGTGTCATCGGGAACGCGGACATTCCCGGCCCTTACGCATATCCTGAACTCCGACAACATCCCGCCGACCAATACCGGCGGCTTTATGACAGGTGAACTCTTGCCGGCGATCACGCGAACGATGACCTTCCAGGTCGTCGCCCGCGACAACCGAGCCGGAGCAGGCGGCATTAACACTGCAACATCGATCCTGACGGTTGACGGCGCGTCCGGCCCGTTCAAGGTCACCTTCCCCGATGCACCGGGACACATCCTAGGCACGGGAACGAGTCATGTCATAACGTGGAACGTAGCCGGGACCAGCGGAGCCCCGATCAATGCCGCGAATGTCAGGATCCTCTATTCGAGTGACGGAGGAGCGACATTCCCGACAGTCCTCTTGGCATCGACCGCGAATGACGGCAGCGAAGCTGTAACCATGCCGGTTACGCCTACTTCGACGGGCCGCATCAAGATCGAGGCCGTCGGAAATATTTGGTTCGACATCACGAACAACAACTTTACTTTGACCAGCGGCCCGACGCCGACACCATCGCCGACGCCAACGCCGGGAACGCCTACGCCCACGCCGTCGCCCTCGCCCACGTGTAACGTGTTTATCGAGAACTTTGACGGCGTTACTGCCCCGGCCTTACCGGCGGGATGGGTAGCCGTGAACACCACGGGCCCGGCTCCGCTGTGGACGACATCGACCACCGGGCCAAACTCGGCCCCAAATAGCTTGTTCATCGACGATGCTAATGTGATCTCAGACAAGCGCATCGACACGCCCGCATTTGTCGTTAACTCGACGAACGCCCAGATCAGCTTCCGTCATAAGTACGATCTGGAATACAGTGATGGCGTGTTTTGGGATGGCGGTGTGCTCGAGATGTCAGCATCGGGCATCGTCGGCGGCACATTCCTCGATATTACGCACGCGCTATTCGGGAACTCATTTCTCGTTGGCGGCTATAATGGCCCGCTCGACACCACCGCCAGCAATCCATTGGCGGGCCGTCAGGCGTGGTCCGGCAATTCCAACGGTTATATCAACACCATCGTCAATCTCGGCCCGAACCTGAATGGCCGAACTGTAAAATTGCGGTTCCGCGTGGGCTCTGACGTAGAGGTTCCGGCTCCGGGTTGGTGGGTTGACAATGTCGCCGTTAGCGGACCGTGCCTAACGCCAACACCGACTCCGACACCGACTCCAACGCCGACGCCAACGCCTACGCCAACGCCTACTCCGACGCCGACGCCGACGCCGAGTCCTTCTCCAAGTCCGAGTGCATCACCGACGCCTTTGCACACGCGTGGTGACTATGATGGTGACAATAAGACGGATACTACCGTATGGCGGCCGACGGCGTTCGCACCGAATCTGAGTGCGTTCTACACGCAGTATTCGGGCAACGGCAGCTTCTTTGGGATACAGTTCGGCAACACGGGCTTTGAAGCCATTGCGGGCGACTTTGACGGTGACAACAAGACCGACTTTGGCGTCTCGCAATTGAATACCAGCCCGGCACCACCGGATCCGGCGGACTTCTTCTATCTGGAGAGTTCGACGGGCACGGTCAAGTATCCTGTCTGGGGCAATGCCGGAGACATATTTGTCTCGGGTGACTATGACGGAGACGGAAAGACCGATGTCATGGTGTTCCGTCCGTCGAGCAACGTCTGGTACATCGTCAATTCGAGTGGTGCGAACGGTGGCTTTACGATCGTCACGCACTGCCAGAGCGGCGACAAGCCGTATGCGATGGACATTGACGGCGACGGCAAGGCGAATCTTGCCTGCTATCGCCCGTCGGCAAGCGATACCGCGGCCGGCGACTGGGTTATCCGCAACAATGACGGCAGCAGTACGACGACGAACTTTGGCCTGCCGACTGACATTCCGGTCCCGGCCGACTACGACGGCGACAATAAGGACGACATCGCCGTGTTCCGTGACGGCATGTGGATCGTGCTTCGCAGTTCTGACGGCCAGGTCGAGTTCACACCGTTCGGCACGACCGGTGATATTCCTGTCCCGGGCGATTACGACGCCGACAACAAGTACGACCGTGCGGTCTATCGAGCAGGCATCTGGCACATGCTCCGCTCAACAGCGGGCTACACCGGCGTCCAGTTCGGTGCCCCGACCGATACGCCTATGCCCAAGACCTACATCCCGTAA